Proteins encoded together in one Streptomyces sp. TLI_171 window:
- a CDS encoding discoidin domain-containing protein: MPAPPPARAPRPAASPTRALAAALAAALVAALVLLLPATRAQAAPVLLSQGRTATASSTENYGTPASNAVDGNTGTRWSSANSDPQWLQVDLGAPAALSSVTLQWEAAYAKGYQIQLSTDGANWTTAYSTTTGAGGTENVTVTGTARYVRMNGTARATGYGYSLWEFQVYGATGGTDPGSCGTANAAQGRTATASSTENYGTPASNAVDGDAGTRWSSAAADPQWLQVDLGSAQAVCGTAVKWESAYAKSYQIQLSTDGANWTTAYSTTTGAGGTETQSFAGTARYVRLNGTVRATGYGYSVWEFQVFTGSGGSTGTPTTPPPSTTPPGNWTTVFSDNFAGGAGSAPNSANWTVRTGTAEPGGSANWGTGEIQTDTAANAVIDGNGHLNLTAVRDGSGKWTSGRVESVRGDFAAPAGGQLQISAQIKQPGVADGTGYWPSFRAIGANDRSGGWPGTGETDILENVNGRSQTSATLHCGTAPGGNCNEYNGMTSGLASCPGCQSDYHTYSQIIDRTVSDEQIRWYLDGRQIWQVNESQVGTATWQAAVDHGFKLLFNLGIGGSFPDSVCGCTTPTAATTSGGALSIGTVTVSTTSGAAPAPLADPPAATGRSTVKVTGSQGNWKLTVNGQPYQLKGVTWGPAQATADAHMRDLKAMGVNTVRTWGTDAGSKPLLDSAAAYGLRVVNGFWLNQGADYVNDTAYKTSTLDSIKQWVTTYKDHPGTLMWDVGNEVILTTQDHAYNGATVEQERVAYAQYVEQVVQAIHAIDPDHPVTSTDAYTGAWTYYKQYTPSLDLLAVNSYGAVCNVKQDWISGGYTKPYIVTESGDAGEWEVPGDANGVPTQPTDTQKRDGYTSAWNCIAGHTGVSLGATMFNYGTENDFGGTWFNLIPGGWKQPAYYAVAKSYGGSAQSGNTPPVTGSVTLSRTADVPAGGAFTVSAPATDPDGDLVRYQLYYSSKYVDGGTGFSQVRFTQTGDGQFTVTAPKTLGVWKVYVYAFDGHGNVGIESRSFRTVAPTPSGTNVAKGRPTTASTYQAVGNGAPYPPTNATDGNWSTRWASEWADPQWIQVDLGQATQFKHVQLGWESAYGKAYQVQTSNDGANWTTVYTQAAGTGGIDDVDVNGNGRYVRVTITQRGTAYGDSLYEFGVYA; the protein is encoded by the coding sequence ATGCCCGCACCACCCCCGGCCCGCGCACCACGCCCCGCCGCGTCCCCCACCCGCGCCCTGGCCGCGGCCCTCGCCGCCGCGCTGGTCGCGGCCCTGGTCCTGCTGCTGCCCGCCACCCGCGCCCAGGCCGCGCCCGTCCTGCTCTCCCAGGGCAGGACGGCGACCGCGTCCAGCACCGAGAACTACGGCACCCCCGCGTCCAACGCCGTCGACGGCAACACCGGAACCCGCTGGTCCTCGGCGAATTCCGACCCGCAGTGGCTGCAGGTCGACCTCGGCGCGCCCGCCGCGCTCAGCTCGGTCACCCTGCAGTGGGAGGCCGCGTACGCGAAGGGCTACCAGATCCAGCTGTCCACCGACGGCGCGAACTGGACCACCGCCTACTCCACCACCACCGGCGCCGGCGGCACCGAGAACGTGACCGTGACCGGCACCGCCCGCTACGTCCGGATGAACGGCACCGCCCGGGCCACCGGATACGGCTACTCGCTCTGGGAGTTCCAGGTCTACGGCGCCACCGGCGGCACCGACCCGGGGAGCTGCGGCACCGCCAACGCCGCCCAGGGCAGGACCGCCACCGCCTCCAGCACCGAGAACTACGGCACCCCGGCGTCCAACGCGGTCGACGGCGACGCCGGCACCCGCTGGTCCTCCGCCGCCGCCGACCCGCAGTGGCTGCAGGTCGACCTCGGCTCCGCGCAGGCCGTCTGCGGCACCGCCGTGAAGTGGGAGTCCGCGTACGCGAAGTCGTACCAGATCCAGCTGTCCACCGACGGCGCGAACTGGACCACCGCGTACTCCACCACCACCGGCGCGGGCGGCACCGAGACCCAGTCCTTCGCCGGCACCGCCCGCTACGTGCGCCTCAACGGCACCGTGCGCGCCACCGGATACGGCTACTCCGTCTGGGAGTTCCAGGTCTTCACCGGCAGCGGCGGCTCCACCGGCACGCCGACCACCCCGCCGCCGAGCACCACCCCGCCCGGCAACTGGACCACCGTGTTCAGCGACAACTTCGCGGGCGGCGCCGGCAGCGCCCCGAACAGCGCCAACTGGACCGTCCGGACCGGCACGGCGGAGCCCGGCGGCAGCGCCAACTGGGGCACCGGCGAGATCCAGACCGACACCGCCGCGAACGCGGTGATCGACGGCAACGGCCACCTCAACCTGACCGCGGTGCGCGACGGTTCGGGCAAGTGGACGTCCGGCCGGGTGGAGAGCGTCCGCGGCGACTTCGCCGCCCCCGCCGGCGGGCAGCTGCAGATCTCCGCGCAGATCAAGCAGCCCGGCGTCGCCGACGGCACCGGCTACTGGCCGTCGTTCCGCGCCATCGGCGCGAACGACCGCAGCGGCGGCTGGCCGGGCACCGGCGAGACCGACATCCTGGAGAACGTCAACGGCCGCAGCCAGACCTCCGCCACCCTGCACTGCGGGACGGCGCCCGGCGGCAACTGCAACGAGTACAACGGCATGACCAGCGGACTCGCCTCCTGCCCCGGCTGCCAGAGCGACTACCACACCTACAGCCAGATCATCGACCGCACCGTCAGCGACGAGCAGATCCGCTGGTACCTCGACGGACGGCAGATCTGGCAGGTCAACGAGTCCCAGGTCGGCACCGCCACCTGGCAGGCCGCCGTCGACCACGGTTTCAAGCTGCTGTTCAACCTCGGCATCGGCGGCTCCTTCCCGGACAGCGTGTGCGGCTGCACCACCCCGACCGCCGCCACCACCTCCGGCGGCGCGCTGTCGATCGGCACCGTCACCGTCTCCACCACCAGCGGCGCCGCGCCCGCCCCGCTCGCCGACCCGCCGGCCGCCACCGGCCGGAGCACCGTCAAGGTGACGGGCAGTCAGGGCAACTGGAAGCTGACCGTCAACGGCCAGCCCTACCAGCTGAAGGGCGTCACCTGGGGTCCCGCCCAGGCCACCGCCGACGCGCACATGCGCGACCTGAAGGCGATGGGCGTCAACACCGTCCGCACCTGGGGCACCGACGCCGGCAGCAAGCCGCTGCTGGACTCCGCCGCCGCGTACGGGCTGCGCGTGGTCAACGGCTTCTGGCTCAACCAGGGCGCCGACTACGTCAACGACACCGCCTACAAGACCAGCACCCTGGACAGCATCAAGCAGTGGGTGACCACCTACAAGGACCACCCCGGCACCCTGATGTGGGACGTCGGCAACGAGGTCATCCTCACCACCCAGGACCACGCCTACAACGGCGCCACCGTGGAACAGGAACGCGTCGCCTACGCCCAGTACGTCGAACAGGTCGTGCAGGCGATCCACGCCATCGACCCCGACCACCCGGTGACCTCCACCGACGCCTACACCGGCGCCTGGACGTACTACAAGCAGTACACCCCCAGCCTCGACCTGCTGGCCGTCAACTCCTACGGCGCGGTCTGCAACGTCAAGCAGGACTGGATCAGCGGCGGCTACACCAAGCCCTACATCGTCACCGAGTCCGGTGACGCGGGCGAGTGGGAGGTCCCGGGCGACGCCAACGGCGTCCCCACCCAGCCCACCGACACCCAGAAGCGCGACGGCTACACCTCCGCCTGGAACTGCATCGCCGGCCACACCGGGGTCTCGCTCGGCGCCACCATGTTCAACTACGGCACCGAGAACGACTTCGGCGGCACCTGGTTCAACTTGATCCCCGGCGGCTGGAAGCAGCCCGCCTACTACGCCGTCGCCAAGTCCTACGGCGGCAGCGCGCAGTCCGGCAACACCCCGCCGGTGACCGGCAGCGTCACGCTCAGCCGCACCGCGGACGTCCCGGCCGGCGGCGCCTTCACCGTCAGCGCCCCCGCCACCGACCCCGACGGCGACCTGGTCCGCTACCAGCTGTACTACAGCTCCAAGTACGTGGACGGCGGCACCGGCTTCAGCCAGGTCCGCTTCACCCAGACCGGCGACGGCCAGTTCACCGTCACCGCGCCGAAGACCCTCGGCGTCTGGAAGGTCTACGTCTACGCCTTCGACGGCCACGGCAACGTCGGCATCGAGTCCAGGTCCTTCCGGACCGTCGCCCCCACGCCCAGCGGCACCAACGTCGCCAAGGGCAGGCCCACCACCGCCTCCACCTACCAGGCCGTCGGCAACGGCGCGCCCTACCCGCCGACCAACGCCACCGACGGCAACTGGTCCACCCGGTGGGCCAGCGAATGGGCCGACCCGCAGTGGATCCAGGTCGACCTCGGCCAGGCCACCCAGTTCAAGCACGTCCAACTGGGCTGGGAGTCCGCCTACGGCAAGGCCTACCAGGTGCAGACCTCCAACGACGGCGCCAACTGGACCACCGTGTACACCCAGGCGGCCGGCACCGGCGGCATCGACGACGTCGACGTCAACGGCAACGGACGGTACGTCAGGGTCACCATCACCCAGCGCGGCACCGCCTACGGCGACTCGCTGTACGAGTTCGGCGTCTACGCCTGA
- a CDS encoding ABC transporter substrate-binding protein, giving the protein MPVSLPRTGPRGRLLAGAALLVLALTACSSGGGSSAEDAPDAKITLTVNLFSDFGYADLYKQYEQLHPNITVKENRADLGAHHQNLHAHLLAGSGTADVEAIEIGQVAGFQPDAGKFLNFLDYGVSKDQWVPSKTAPASSADGKALFGLGTDMGGMALCYRSDLFKAAGLPTDREQVAALMKDWPSYLTAGKQFLANSPNKDVRWFDSGGNLFSAVVAQAPVGFYDASGKVVVTENPAVKQSFDLVAGAIKDGESAGIQAFTPAWDTGFQKSQFATVACPAWMSYEFKGNPPADGGKWDLTRVPGGGGNWGGSYLTVPKSGKHTKAAAELAKWLTAPEQEAKLFKDKGYFPSDQALWTQPDIAEHTDPLFNNAPTGKIFSQSARDLNPQPLGAHGAEIGTALGNALTAVEQGKTDADGAWKQALKDIDNIVG; this is encoded by the coding sequence ATGCCCGTTTCCCTGCCCCGCACCGGCCCGAGAGGCCGCCTGCTCGCCGGCGCCGCGCTGCTGGTGCTGGCCCTGACCGCCTGCTCCAGCGGCGGCGGATCCTCCGCCGAGGACGCGCCCGACGCCAAGATCACCCTGACCGTGAACCTGTTCTCCGACTTCGGCTACGCGGACCTGTACAAGCAGTACGAGCAGCTGCACCCGAACATCACCGTCAAGGAGAACCGCGCCGACCTGGGCGCGCACCACCAGAACCTGCACGCCCACCTGCTGGCCGGCTCGGGCACCGCCGACGTCGAGGCGATCGAGATCGGGCAGGTCGCCGGCTTCCAGCCGGACGCCGGCAAGTTCCTCAACTTCCTGGACTACGGCGTCTCCAAGGACCAGTGGGTGCCGTCGAAGACCGCGCCCGCCTCCAGCGCGGACGGCAAGGCGCTGTTCGGCCTGGGCACCGACATGGGCGGCATGGCGCTGTGCTACCGCTCCGACCTGTTCAAGGCCGCGGGCCTGCCCACCGACCGCGAGCAGGTCGCGGCGCTGATGAAGGACTGGCCGTCCTACCTGACCGCGGGCAAGCAGTTCCTGGCCAACAGCCCGAACAAGGACGTCCGCTGGTTCGACAGCGGCGGCAACCTGTTCAGCGCGGTGGTCGCGCAGGCCCCCGTGGGCTTCTACGACGCCTCCGGCAAGGTCGTGGTGACCGAGAACCCGGCCGTGAAGCAGTCCTTCGACCTGGTGGCCGGCGCGATCAAGGACGGCGAGTCGGCGGGCATCCAGGCGTTCACCCCGGCCTGGGACACCGGGTTCCAGAAGAGCCAGTTCGCCACCGTGGCCTGCCCGGCCTGGATGAGCTACGAGTTCAAGGGCAACCCGCCCGCCGACGGCGGGAAGTGGGACCTGACCCGGGTCCCGGGCGGCGGCGGCAACTGGGGCGGCTCGTACCTGACGGTGCCGAAGTCCGGCAAGCACACCAAGGCCGCCGCCGAGCTCGCCAAGTGGCTGACCGCCCCGGAGCAGGAGGCCAAGCTCTTCAAGGACAAGGGCTACTTCCCCTCCGACCAGGCGCTGTGGACCCAGCCCGACATCGCCGAGCACACCGACCCGCTGTTCAACAACGCCCCCACCGGCAAGATCTTCTCCCAGTCGGCGCGCGACCTGAACCCGCAGCCGCTGGGCGCGCACGGCGCGGAGATCGGCACCGCCCTCGGCAACGCGCTGACCGCGGTCGAGCAGGGCAAGACCGACGCGGACGGCGCCTGGAAGCAGGCCCTCAAGGACATCGACAACATCGTCGGCTGA
- a CDS encoding carbohydrate ABC transporter permease, with the protein MAASTAAAPGARAPSRPTRSHLWHRLDRAASPYLYLSPFFLVFGVFGLFPMLYTGYVSFTGWRADRAGSSADWVGLENYRKLLDDPFFWNAVKNTLGIGVLATVPQLLLALGLAHLLNYRMRGRTLLRLGVLLPNVTSVAAVTLIFVQLFGRDFGMINWALSLVGVEHLDWQAGTLSSWTAIAVIVTWRWTGYNALLYLAAMQSVPFELYEAAALDGASRWRQFRSITVPMLRPTILFTVIVSTIGALQLFGEPMLFSQQQDPTTGGSQHQFQTLALYSYNQFWGRFKYGYGAAISWAMFLLIVLVAAVNFLAARRMRGVE; encoded by the coding sequence ATGGCCGCCTCCACCGCCGCCGCCCCGGGCGCCCGCGCCCCGTCCCGCCCCACCCGAAGCCACCTGTGGCACCGCCTCGACCGGGCGGCCTCCCCGTACCTCTACCTGTCCCCGTTCTTCCTGGTCTTCGGCGTCTTCGGCCTGTTCCCGATGCTGTACACCGGCTACGTCTCCTTCACCGGCTGGCGGGCCGACCGGGCCGGCAGCTCCGCCGACTGGGTCGGCCTGGAGAACTACCGCAAGCTGCTGGACGACCCGTTCTTCTGGAACGCCGTCAAGAACACCCTCGGCATCGGCGTCCTCGCCACCGTCCCGCAACTGCTGCTCGCGCTCGGCCTGGCGCACCTGCTCAACTACCGGATGCGCGGCCGCACCCTGCTGCGGCTCGGCGTGCTGCTGCCGAACGTGACCTCGGTGGCCGCCGTGACGCTGATCTTCGTCCAGCTCTTCGGCCGTGACTTCGGCATGATCAACTGGGCGCTGTCGCTGGTCGGCGTCGAGCACCTCGACTGGCAGGCCGGCACGCTGTCCTCCTGGACCGCCATCGCCGTCATCGTCACCTGGCGCTGGACGGGCTACAACGCCCTGCTGTACCTGGCCGCGATGCAGTCCGTCCCGTTCGAGCTGTACGAGGCCGCGGCGCTGGACGGGGCGAGCCGCTGGCGGCAGTTCCGCTCCATCACCGTCCCGATGCTGCGCCCCACCATCCTGTTCACGGTGATCGTCTCCACCATCGGCGCGCTGCAGCTGTTCGGCGAGCCGATGCTGTTCAGCCAGCAGCAGGACCCGACCACCGGCGGCTCCCAGCACCAGTTCCAGACCCTGGCGCTGTACTCCTACAACCAGTTCTGGGGCCGCTTCAAGTACGGCTACGGCGCGGCGATCTCATGGGCGATGTTCCTGCTGATCGTGCTCGTCGCGGCCGTCAACTTCCTGGCCGCGCGCCGGATGCGAGGTGTCGAATGA
- a CDS encoding carbohydrate ABC transporter permease, translating to MTGRRTRATRQLTAGRGVYAVLGVAVLLSLFPLYWTLVAASRTNTEIHRMPPVLLPGARLWHNVTQVFAQTDLRLAMVNSLIVASTVTVSVVLTSTLGGFAFAKLPFRGRSPLLASVVGTMMVPTQLGIIPLYIMMANWFHWADHLQALIVPAAANAFGLFFMRQYLITAVPDELLDAGRMDGCSTWGLAWHVVLPAARPAMSVLGMLTFMAAWNDFYWPKVVMTQQNPTVQLTLSELASGYIKDYSLVLTGALVASAPVVVAFLLMGRQIIDGIMQGATKG from the coding sequence ATGACCGGTCGTCGTACCCGTGCCACCCGTCAACTGACCGCCGGGCGCGGGGTCTACGCGGTGCTGGGCGTGGCCGTGCTGCTGTCGCTGTTCCCGCTGTACTGGACGCTGGTCGCGGCCTCCCGCACCAACACCGAGATCCACCGGATGCCGCCGGTGCTGCTGCCCGGCGCACGGCTGTGGCACAACGTCACCCAGGTGTTCGCGCAGACCGATCTGCGCCTGGCCATGGTGAACTCGCTGATCGTCGCGTCCACCGTGACCGTCAGCGTGGTGCTGACCAGCACCCTCGGCGGGTTCGCGTTCGCCAAGCTGCCGTTCCGCGGCCGCAGTCCGCTGCTCGCCTCGGTGGTGGGCACCATGATGGTGCCCACCCAGCTGGGCATCATCCCGCTGTACATCATGATGGCCAACTGGTTCCACTGGGCGGACCACCTGCAGGCACTGATCGTGCCCGCCGCCGCCAACGCCTTCGGCCTGTTCTTCATGCGCCAGTACCTGATCACCGCGGTGCCCGACGAACTGCTGGACGCGGGCCGGATGGACGGCTGCTCCACCTGGGGCCTGGCCTGGCACGTGGTGCTGCCCGCCGCCCGGCCGGCGATGAGCGTGCTCGGCATGCTCACCTTCATGGCCGCCTGGAACGACTTCTACTGGCCGAAGGTGGTGATGACCCAGCAGAACCCGACCGTGCAGCTGACCCTCTCCGAGCTGGCCAGCGGCTACATCAAGGACTACTCGCTGGTGCTCACCGGCGCGCTGGTCGCCAGCGCCCCCGTGGTGGTCGCGTTCCTGCTGATGGGGCGTCAGATCATCGACGGCATCATGCAGGGCGCCACGAAGGGCTGA
- a CDS encoding glycoside hydrolase family 3 C-terminal domain-containing protein — MAPQLTSSAGESAAPPADLLDLEGKARLVSGGDTFRTSGEPALGLYPVVCSDGPVGVRGERWDETDTALLLPCATALAAGWDERLVTRMGELLASEARRKGVHLLLAPTLNLHRSPLGGRNFECFSEDPLLTGRIGAAYITGLQAGGVAAAAKHYVANDSETERLTVDARVDERTLREVYLAPFEAAVRAGVWAVMSAYNRVNGTSMVEHPLLAEPLKGEWGFDGLVVSDWGAVHSADGPGAGACDLSMPGPNPAWGPALAAAVRAGRVPLAALEDKVERLLRLAGRVGAFDPPPPVRAPVPTDGATRAALRAAAAAGTVLLHNPTRLLPLDGPALRRVAVLGPNAATARVQGGGSASVFPAAPVSPLAGLRAALGPGVAVDHAPGVRTGLRPTPLAAADCTLPDGSGPGVLVRYLAADGSPVHAEPRLTGRVLEPSAEIDLSPVRTIEVATRFTAPRAGRWRLGVVGLGALRLEADGEVLLDEYVAPLSDDPTYLHVSPSFRQVELELTAGRTVELLARRTVEAAHGRVLVLAADPPAAELEREFAHAVELARGADVAVVVVGTTDEHESEGFDRIGLRLPGAQDELVAAVAAVNPRTVVVVNTGSPVLLPWREQVGAVLTCWFPGQEGGHALADVLLGRTEPGGRLPTTWPDAADDCPVYATAPQDGRLDYAEGLHVGHRGWLRSGRTPAYWFGHGLGWGDWRYLAVDAPSAPGADGSRTVRVTLRNDGPRRSRETVQLYLARPSSAVDRPVRWLAAYGHAEAEPGREVTVELRVPARALQHWSVEEHAWRTEPGPFTVLVGPHCGELPLDTAL, encoded by the coding sequence ATGGCACCCCAACTGACCTCCTCCGCCGGCGAGTCGGCGGCTCCCCCCGCCGACCTGCTCGACCTGGAGGGCAAGGCGCGGCTGGTCTCCGGCGGCGACACCTTCCGCACCAGCGGCGAGCCCGCGCTCGGCCTGTACCCCGTCGTCTGCTCGGACGGGCCGGTCGGGGTGCGGGGCGAGCGCTGGGACGAGACCGACACCGCGCTGCTGCTGCCCTGCGCGACCGCGCTGGCCGCCGGCTGGGACGAGCGACTCGTCACCCGCATGGGCGAGTTGCTGGCTTCCGAGGCCCGCCGCAAGGGGGTGCACCTGCTGCTCGCGCCGACCCTCAACCTGCACCGCTCGCCGCTCGGCGGCCGCAACTTCGAGTGCTTCTCGGAGGATCCGCTGCTCACCGGGCGGATCGGCGCGGCCTACATCACCGGCCTGCAGGCCGGCGGGGTGGCCGCCGCCGCCAAACACTACGTGGCCAACGACTCGGAGACCGAGCGGCTCACCGTGGACGCCCGGGTGGACGAGCGGACGCTGCGCGAGGTGTACCTGGCGCCGTTCGAGGCGGCGGTGCGGGCCGGGGTGTGGGCGGTGATGTCCGCCTACAACCGGGTCAACGGCACCTCGATGGTCGAACACCCGCTGCTGGCCGAGCCGTTGAAGGGCGAGTGGGGCTTCGACGGACTGGTGGTCTCCGACTGGGGGGCGGTGCACTCCGCCGACGGGCCCGGCGCGGGCGCCTGCGACCTGTCGATGCCCGGCCCCAACCCGGCCTGGGGACCGGCGCTGGCCGCCGCGGTGCGGGCGGGGCGGGTCCCGCTCGCCGCGCTGGAGGACAAGGTGGAGCGGCTGCTGCGGCTGGCCGGCCGGGTCGGCGCCTTCGACCCGCCGCCGCCCGTCCGGGCGCCCGTGCCCACCGACGGCGCCACCCGCGCCGCACTGCGCGCGGCGGCCGCGGCCGGCACCGTCCTGCTGCACAACCCGACGCGGCTGCTCCCCCTCGACGGGCCGGCGCTGCGCCGGGTCGCCGTGCTCGGCCCGAACGCCGCCACCGCCCGGGTGCAGGGCGGCGGCAGCGCCTCGGTCTTCCCCGCCGCGCCGGTGTCCCCGCTGGCCGGCCTGCGCGCCGCACTCGGTCCCGGCGTCGCCGTCGACCACGCCCCCGGGGTGCGCACCGGACTGCGCCCGACGCCGCTGGCCGCCGCCGACTGCACCCTCCCGGACGGCTCCGGCCCGGGCGTGCTGGTCCGCTACCTGGCTGCCGACGGCTCCCCGGTGCACGCCGAACCCCGGCTCACCGGGCGGGTGCTGGAGCCCTCCGCGGAGATCGACCTGTCCCCCGTGCGCACCATCGAGGTGGCCACCCGGTTCACCGCGCCGCGGGCCGGCCGCTGGCGGCTCGGCGTGGTGGGCCTCGGCGCGCTGCGCCTGGAGGCGGACGGCGAGGTGCTGCTCGACGAGTACGTGGCACCGCTGTCCGACGACCCGACGTACCTGCACGTCAGCCCCTCGTTCCGGCAGGTGGAGCTGGAGTTGACGGCCGGTCGGACGGTGGAGCTGCTGGCCCGGCGCACCGTGGAGGCGGCGCACGGGCGGGTGCTGGTGCTGGCCGCGGACCCGCCGGCCGCGGAGCTGGAGCGGGAGTTCGCGCACGCCGTCGAACTGGCCCGCGGAGCGGACGTCGCGGTGGTGGTGGTCGGCACCACCGACGAGCACGAGAGCGAGGGCTTCGACCGGATCGGCCTCCGACTCCCCGGCGCGCAGGACGAGTTGGTGGCGGCGGTGGCCGCCGTCAACCCGCGCACCGTGGTCGTGGTGAACACCGGCAGCCCCGTGCTGCTGCCCTGGCGGGAGCAGGTCGGCGCCGTGCTCACCTGCTGGTTCCCCGGGCAGGAGGGCGGCCACGCGCTCGCCGACGTGCTGCTCGGCCGCACCGAGCCGGGCGGGCGGCTGCCCACCACCTGGCCGGACGCCGCCGACGACTGCCCCGTCTACGCCACCGCCCCGCAGGACGGCCGCCTCGACTACGCCGAGGGCCTGCACGTCGGCCACCGCGGCTGGCTGCGCTCCGGCCGCACCCCCGCGTACTGGTTCGGCCACGGCCTGGGCTGGGGCGACTGGCGGTACCTGGCCGTCGACGCGCCCTCGGCCCCCGGCGCGGACGGCTCGCGCACCGTCCGGGTGACGCTGCGCAACGACGGGCCGCGCCGCTCCCGGGAGACGGTGCAGCTGTACCTGGCCCGCCCGTCCTCGGCCGTCGACCGTCCGGTGCGCTGGCTGGCCGCGTACGGGCACGCCGAAGCCGAGCCCGGCCGGGAGGTCACCGTCGAGCTGCGGGTGCCGGCCCGCGCCCTGCAGCACTGGTCGGTCGAGGAGCACGCCTGGCGCACCGAGCCCGGCCCGTTCACCGTCCTGGTGGGGCCGCACTGCGGCGAGCTGCCGCTGGACACGGCGCTCTGA
- a CDS encoding peptidylprolyl isomerase, protein MSKVKLSTNHGDIVIRLDAEKAPASVANFLQYVTDGFYNGTVFHRVIDNFMVQGGGMEPGLKRKETRAPIQNEADNGLKNTKYTVAMARTSDPHSATAQFFINVADNEFLNHSGKNPQGWGYAVFGEVVEGQAVVDEIKAVRTGSHHGHADVPKEDVVLVSAEVVEP, encoded by the coding sequence TTGTCCAAGGTCAAGCTGAGCACCAATCACGGCGACATCGTGATCCGCCTCGACGCCGAGAAGGCCCCGGCGTCGGTGGCGAACTTCCTGCAGTACGTGACGGACGGGTTCTACAACGGGACCGTCTTCCACCGCGTGATCGACAACTTCATGGTGCAGGGCGGCGGCATGGAGCCCGGCCTGAAGCGCAAGGAGACCCGGGCGCCGATCCAGAACGAGGCCGACAACGGGCTGAAGAACACCAAGTACACGGTGGCGATGGCCCGCACCTCGGACCCGCACTCGGCGACCGCGCAGTTCTTCATCAACGTGGCGGACAACGAGTTCCTCAACCACAGCGGCAAGAACCCGCAGGGCTGGGGTTACGCGGTGTTCGGCGAGGTGGTCGAGGGCCAGGCGGTGGTCGACGAGATCAAGGCGGTGCGCACCGGTTCGCACCACGGCCACGCCGACGTGCCCAAGGAGGACGTGGTGCTGGTGAGCGCCGAGGTCGTCGAGCCGTAG